A single genomic interval of Camelina sativa cultivar DH55 chromosome 11, Cs, whole genome shotgun sequence harbors:
- the LOC104724398 gene encoding oleosin 21.2 kDa codes for MADTHRVDRTDRHFQFQSPYEGGRGHQQYEGGGGGGYGSGYKSMMPESGPSSTQVLSLLVGVPVVGSLLALAGLLLAGSVIGLMVALPLFLLFSPVIVPAALTIGLAMTGFLASGMFGLTGLSSISWVMNYLRGTRRTVPEQLEYAKRRMADAVGYAGQKGKEMGQHVQNKAHDVKQYDISKSHDTTTKGHETQGRTTVV; via the exons ATGGCGGATACACATCGCGTCGACCGTACGGATAGGCACTTCCAATTTCAGTCGCCGTATGAAGGTGGCCGAGGTCATCAGCAGTATGAAggtggtggcggtggcggtTACGGCAGTGGTTACAAGAGCATGATGCCTGAAAGTGGCCCATCTAGCACCCAA GTATTGTCCCTTTTGGTTGGAGTCCCTGTGGTGGGTTCGCTGCTTGCCTTGGCTGGTTTACTTCTAGCCGGTTCGGTGATTGGCTTAATGGTAGCTCTACCGTTATTCCTCCTCTTCAGCCCTGTTATAGTTCCAGCGGCTCTAACCATCGGGCTAGCCATGACAGGCTTTTTAGCCTCGGGAATGTTCGGTCTAACCGGGCTAAGCTCCATCTCATGGGTCATGAACTATCTTCGTGGGACAAGGAGGACTGTGCCTGAGCAATTGGAGTATGCAAAGAGGAGAATGGCTGACGCTGTTGGTTACGCTGgacaaaagggaaaagaaatGGGCCAGCACGTGCAGAACAAGGCCCATGATGTTAAACAGTATGATATCTCGAAGTCCCACGATACTACTACTAAGGGTCATGAAACTCAGGGGAGGACGACGGTTGTATGA
- the LOC104728399 gene encoding uncharacterized protein LOC104728399, with protein sequence MQEHSRFDANPMLTGEMRDFQAVVNHCSLSDMAFHGPLFTWCNKRDDDLILKKLDRVLVNADWERVFPHAYNVFAAGGCSDHLHCRIMVKGDGVNLGPRRKPFKFVNLMTEMEEFKPLVESYWKDTPPQFLLTSTLFRFSKKLKGLKPGLHSLAKRRLGNLVLKTKQALEVLCHKQQANLANPSSTAMEEENEAYARWDFLAVLEEKFLKQRSKLHWLKVGEKNNKAFHRAATVRKAQNTIKEIHCSDGRVVVKDDEIKLEAERHFREFLQLIPPGFEGSTVAELELLLLYRCSIVDQQVLTRVVSGEEIK encoded by the coding sequence ATGCAGGAACACTCTCGGTTTGATGCCAATCCGATGCTCACAGGAGAAATGAGGGACTTCCAAGCCGTAGTCAATCATTGCTCTCTCTCGGATATGGCTTTCCATGGTCCGCTTTTTACATGGTGTAATAAGCGAGATGATGATCTAATCCTTAAGAAACTCGATCGTGTGTTGGTGAACGCAGACTGGGAGAGGGTGTTTCCACACGCTTATAATGTCTTTGCAGCTGGGGGTTGCTCTGATCACTTACACTGTCGCATCATGGTGAAGGGCGATGGGGTTAATCTTGGTCCAAGACGCAAACCGTTTAAATTTGTGAATCTAATGACTGAAATGGAGGAGTTTAAACCGTTAGTTGAGTCGTATTGGAAGGACACACCCCCTCAGTTCTTGTTAACATCGACACTATTCCGGTTTTCTAAAAAGCTTAAAGGTTTGAAGCCAGGTCTTCATTCTTTGGCAAAGCGTCGCCTTGGTAATTTGGTCTTAAAGACAAAACAGGCTTTAGAGGTCCTATGTCACAAACAACAAGCCAACTTGGCTAATCCATCCTCTACAGCGATGGAAGAGGAGAATGAAGCTTACGCTCGATGGGATTTTCTGGCTGTGTTGGAGGAAAAATTTCTTAAGCAGCGGTCCAAGTTGCATTGGTTGAAAGTAggtgaaaaaaacaataaagccTTCCATAGAGCGGCTACGGTTCGAAAAGCGCAAAACACTATCAAAGAGATACATTGCTCTGATGGTCGGGTGGTCGTGAAGGATGACGAAATTAAGCTTGAGGCAGAACGTCACTTTCGCGAGTTTCTGCAGCTTATCCCACCAGGTTTTGAGGGCTCAACGGTTGCGGAGCTTGAGCTACTGTTGTTGTATCGTTGCTCTATTGTTGATCAGCAAGTGTTAACCAGAGTTGTTTCTGGAGAGGAGATTAAGTAG